One genomic region from Rhodococcus sp. SBT000017 encodes:
- a CDS encoding methylated-DNA--[protein]-cysteine S-methyltransferase, with protein MTATAATQDTPIGPFSTIVDADQRVLASGWTADVEELRVLIHPTMRPDSVRTAADLGDVTRAVENYHRGELTVIDSVAVAQRSGEFLMHAWGVLRTVEPGAPVTYSEFAELSGRPTAIRGAASACARNAAALFVPCHRVVRIGGALGGFRWGLPVKEWLLAHEAA; from the coding sequence ATGACTGCCACCGCCGCCACCCAGGACACCCCGATCGGGCCGTTCAGCACCATCGTCGACGCCGATCAGCGCGTCCTCGCATCCGGGTGGACCGCCGATGTCGAGGAACTCCGCGTCCTGATCCACCCGACGATGCGACCCGACAGCGTCCGCACTGCGGCCGATCTCGGCGATGTGACGCGCGCCGTCGAGAACTATCACCGCGGTGAGCTGACCGTCATCGACTCCGTTGCCGTCGCGCAACGATCCGGCGAATTTCTCATGCATGCCTGGGGAGTACTCCGCACCGTCGAACCCGGTGCGCCGGTGACCTACTCCGAGTTCGCCGAACTGTCCGGCAGACCGACAGCCATCCGCGGTGCTGCGTCGGCGTGCGCTCGCAATGCCGCCGCCTTGTTCGTGCCGTGCCACCGGGTGGTGCGCATCGGCGGGGCGCTCGGCGGTTTCCGTTGGGGGCTGCCGGTGAAAGAGTGGTTGTTGGCGCACGAGGCTGCCTGA
- a CDS encoding AI-2E family transporter: protein MTESAVPGKTSKSETPGNDRGDLIGVGGLWLAKWSLILISIAAGAWVLGWLIGHLWVILLPVLLAVIVATVLWPPAKLMMRLGFPPALAASVSLVVFFVVIGGIITLIVPSVAEQAPELVDQASGGIAQVQDWLKGPPLNIGDDQIDSAVSAIVARLQDSGEVIATGVFTGVSAAGSLLITLALVLVLTFFFVKDGPKFLPWLHGFSGGRAGRHLGEVLSRMWATLGGFIRTQAIVSFIDAFFIGLGLVILGVPLALVLATLTFIGGFIPIVGAFVAGALAVLVALVANGLTTALIVLAIIVAVQQLEGNVLQPILQSRSMNLHPAIVLLAVAGGSSLFGIIGAFLAVPAAAVAAVLIRYLSEQIDERSNEPDQDDLEDQAPLPDGLTEEQAGLDEKKDAESDKPASGQDATT from the coding sequence GTGACCGAATCGGCAGTTCCCGGTAAGACGTCGAAGTCCGAGACGCCCGGCAATGATCGCGGTGACCTCATCGGGGTCGGCGGTCTGTGGCTGGCCAAGTGGTCGCTGATCCTCATCTCGATCGCTGCCGGAGCATGGGTACTGGGCTGGCTGATCGGGCACCTCTGGGTCATCCTGCTGCCGGTCCTGCTCGCCGTGATCGTCGCGACGGTGCTGTGGCCGCCGGCGAAGCTGATGATGCGTCTCGGATTTCCTCCGGCACTGGCCGCGTCGGTTTCGCTCGTGGTGTTCTTCGTCGTCATCGGCGGCATCATCACACTGATCGTCCCGTCGGTCGCCGAGCAGGCACCGGAGTTGGTCGACCAGGCGTCGGGCGGTATTGCGCAGGTTCAGGACTGGTTGAAGGGTCCGCCGCTGAACATCGGCGACGACCAGATCGACTCGGCCGTGTCGGCCATCGTTGCGCGGCTACAGGACAGCGGCGAGGTCATCGCCACCGGCGTGTTCACCGGTGTATCCGCTGCAGGCTCGTTGCTGATCACCCTGGCGCTGGTGTTGGTGCTGACGTTCTTCTTCGTCAAGGACGGACCGAAGTTCCTGCCGTGGTTGCACGGATTCTCCGGTGGCCGCGCCGGACGCCATCTGGGCGAGGTGCTCTCACGGATGTGGGCGACGCTGGGCGGGTTCATCCGAACTCAGGCCATCGTCAGTTTCATCGATGCCTTCTTCATCGGTCTCGGACTGGTCATTCTCGGCGTTCCGCTGGCGCTGGTGCTGGCGACCCTGACGTTCATCGGTGGCTTCATCCCGATCGTCGGTGCGTTCGTGGCGGGCGCTCTCGCTGTGCTGGTGGCCCTGGTGGCGAACGGGCTGACCACTGCGCTGATCGTGCTCGCCATCATCGTCGCGGTGCAGCAGTTGGAAGGCAATGTGCTGCAGCCGATCCTGCAGAGCCGCAGCATGAATCTGCATCCGGCGATCGTGCTGCTGGCCGTTGCGGGCGGCAGCTCACTGTTCGGCATCATCGGCGCGTTCCTCGCCGTCCCGGCGGCGGCGGTTGCTGCCGTGCTGATCAGGTACCTGTCCGAGCAGATCGACGAGCGCTCGAACGAACCGGATCAGGACGACCTGGAGGATCAGGCTCCGCTGCCCGACGGGTTGACCGAGGAGCAAGCCGGTCTCGACGAAAAGAAGGACGCCGAGTCGGACAAGCCGGCCTCGGGTCAGGACGCGACGACCTGA
- a CDS encoding AAA family ATPase: MRLHSLEITAFGPFAGTETVDFDVLGADGLFLLHGHTGAGKTTVLDAVAFALYGTVPGARREGKRLLSDHAAKGAVPQVTLEATLGGRRIRIVRSPEFLRPKLRSTGTTKQHAKASLTWLDGRGQNLTRLNEIGDAVNALLGMSADQFFQVVLLPQGEFARFLRADSDERGNLLERLFDTGRFGDVEEWFAQRRRELAAELSDAHHAIDIMLGRVSQASGVPEPAGEDGEQPDPLEWAADVLDDARQNRTLAQGRAVLIDAAARRASAALTKATIVVDLQRRRALAEGQLAQYREGETARAARRTELADSAAAGPIADTAADLRLARLATDAATSALTAAERALPTTAEGRRFHAALHWPPAPADPSAERTVVAQFVRDWTTDVARLQSLLGLAREADRLDGTLAEYRAQQRTTAASIERTVHSQASMPEQISAVESRVARASSAAAELPGLEERCGRARTAAESALELVRKRATLAAAERARDTAGAAHNTAWEHLLDLRERRIDGMAAELAARLEAGEPCVVCGSEVHPHPAAASTSTVTKAQEDKAAAAERKAAAALDQAVAVVAEAQRGVDLLHDRTGGASAADLTRILDAATTAVQDARTRAADVEPATAELNRLRSESDALTVTLHDLVASRSAVDERISATEESLAQMRASIAEEVDEGASLTDRIAEREALIDGARRIQDARIAWLDATARADELAAELDRRVKASNFESVDAAAGAVLAADRVEQIEAELRTAEEARAHAEHVLREPAIVDVAGRPPVDLGPLEQACAELDDQVRAAAAAVAECRRRADDLERLIAELFTAAQAIAPQRAEFDELANLADVVAGRGQNARKMSLRSYVLASRLEDVAESASARLRRMSSGRYEFVHSDEAGVRGKRGGLGLDIRDDYTGVVRSAKTLSGGEAFLASLSLALGLADVVAAESGGVVLDTMFIDEGFGTLDADTLESVMAVLDELRAGGRVVGVVSHVDEMRQRIPSRLYVKRERTGSTLQVVAS; encoded by the coding sequence ATGAGGCTGCATTCGCTCGAGATCACCGCCTTCGGTCCCTTTGCGGGCACCGAGACGGTGGACTTCGATGTGCTGGGAGCCGACGGGCTCTTCCTGTTGCACGGCCACACCGGAGCCGGCAAGACGACGGTGCTCGACGCCGTGGCGTTCGCGCTGTACGGAACAGTGCCCGGAGCTCGTCGCGAGGGCAAGCGGCTGCTGTCCGATCACGCGGCCAAGGGTGCGGTGCCACAGGTGACGTTGGAAGCGACACTCGGTGGGCGGCGCATCAGAATTGTGCGCAGTCCGGAGTTCCTGCGGCCCAAGCTCCGAAGCACGGGCACCACCAAGCAACACGCCAAGGCCAGTCTCACCTGGCTCGACGGCCGCGGGCAGAACCTCACCCGGCTCAATGAGATCGGTGACGCCGTCAACGCGCTGCTCGGGATGAGTGCCGACCAGTTCTTTCAGGTGGTGCTGCTGCCGCAGGGTGAGTTCGCGCGCTTCCTCCGAGCCGACAGCGACGAACGCGGAAATCTGCTCGAAAGACTTTTCGACACAGGCAGATTCGGCGACGTCGAAGAGTGGTTCGCGCAGCGTCGCCGGGAGCTCGCTGCCGAGCTCTCCGACGCTCACCACGCCATCGACATCATGCTCGGCCGGGTGTCGCAGGCATCGGGAGTGCCCGAGCCCGCGGGCGAGGACGGCGAACAGCCGGACCCCCTCGAATGGGCGGCCGATGTCCTCGACGATGCCCGGCAGAATCGGACCCTCGCGCAAGGTCGGGCGGTGCTGATCGACGCGGCAGCTCGGCGTGCGTCGGCAGCTCTGACGAAGGCCACCATCGTTGTCGATCTGCAGCGGCGACGAGCTCTCGCCGAGGGGCAACTCGCACAATATCGGGAGGGCGAGACGGCGCGAGCAGCGCGCAGAACCGAGCTCGCCGATTCCGCGGCCGCCGGACCGATCGCGGACACTGCCGCAGACCTCCGTCTCGCACGACTGGCCACCGACGCCGCAACGTCCGCACTCACGGCGGCGGAGCGTGCCCTTCCGACAACCGCGGAGGGGCGACGCTTTCATGCCGCGCTGCACTGGCCACCCGCGCCGGCGGATCCGTCGGCCGAGCGCACGGTCGTTGCACAGTTCGTGCGCGACTGGACCACCGATGTCGCGCGGCTCCAGTCGCTGCTCGGGCTCGCCCGCGAAGCCGATCGACTCGACGGCACCCTCGCCGAATATCGTGCGCAGCAACGTACTACCGCAGCGTCGATCGAACGCACCGTGCACTCGCAGGCCTCGATGCCCGAGCAGATCTCAGCAGTCGAATCACGGGTGGCACGGGCGTCCTCGGCTGCGGCAGAGCTGCCGGGCCTCGAGGAGCGCTGCGGTCGGGCTCGCACGGCAGCCGAGTCCGCACTCGAATTGGTGCGCAAACGCGCGACTCTGGCCGCGGCCGAACGTGCCCGCGACACCGCCGGAGCGGCGCACAACACGGCCTGGGAGCACCTGCTCGATCTCCGTGAGCGACGCATCGACGGGATGGCAGCCGAGCTGGCGGCCCGTCTGGAGGCGGGGGAGCCGTGCGTCGTGTGCGGATCGGAGGTGCACCCCCATCCCGCTGCAGCGTCCACATCGACGGTGACCAAGGCACAGGAAGACAAGGCCGCCGCCGCAGAACGTAAGGCTGCTGCTGCGCTCGACCAGGCGGTCGCGGTTGTCGCAGAAGCGCAACGCGGCGTGGACCTGCTGCACGACCGCACCGGCGGGGCCTCCGCTGCGGACTTGACCCGAATTCTCGATGCCGCAACCACCGCAGTGCAGGACGCCCGCACGCGTGCCGCCGATGTGGAACCCGCAACCGCAGAACTGAATCGCCTGCGGAGCGAGTCCGACGCGCTGACGGTCACACTCCACGACCTCGTGGCCTCGCGTAGTGCCGTGGACGAACGTATCTCGGCTACCGAGGAATCGCTGGCGCAGATGCGTGCGTCGATCGCCGAGGAGGTGGACGAGGGCGCGTCGCTGACAGACCGAATCGCGGAGCGGGAAGCCTTGATCGACGGTGCCCGGCGAATCCAGGACGCGCGTATCGCCTGGCTCGACGCCACTGCTCGCGCCGATGAGCTGGCAGCCGAACTGGACCGACGGGTGAAGGCGTCGAACTTCGAGTCCGTCGACGCGGCGGCCGGGGCAGTGCTGGCCGCCGACCGCGTCGAGCAGATCGAGGCCGAGTTGCGCACCGCCGAGGAGGCGCGTGCGCATGCCGAGCACGTGCTGCGCGAGCCCGCCATCGTGGACGTGGCCGGCCGGCCGCCGGTGGATCTGGGCCCGCTCGAGCAGGCGTGCGCCGAGCTCGACGACCAGGTCAGGGCCGCCGCCGCGGCGGTGGCGGAATGTCGAAGGCGCGCAGACGATCTGGAACGGCTGATCGCCGAACTGTTCACTGCCGCCCAGGCCATCGCGCCACAACGTGCCGAATTCGACGAGCTCGCCAACCTGGCGGACGTGGTGGCGGGCCGGGGGCAGAATGCACGCAAGATGTCGTTGCGCTCGTACGTCCTCGCGTCCCGACTCGAGGACGTCGCCGAGTCCGCCTCTGCGCGGCTGCGGCGAATGTCCTCGGGCCGCTACGAATTCGTGCACTCCGACGAGGCCGGCGTCCGCGGCAAACGGGGCGGTCTCGGACTGGACATCAGGGACGACTACACCGGCGTCGTGCGCTCGGCCAAGACACTGTCGGGCGGTGAGGCGTTCCTCGCGTCGCTCTCGCTCGCGTTGGGCCTCGCCGATGTCGTGGCCGCCGAATCCGGCGGGGTCGTCCTCGACACCATGTTCATCGACGAAGGATTCGGCACGCTCGACGCCGACACCCTCGAATCGGTGATGGCGGTTCTCGACGAACTACGTGCAGGCGGACGCGTCGTCGGCGTGGTCAGCCATGTCGACGAGATGCGGCAGCGCATTCCCAGCCGCCTCTACGTCAAGCGGGAGCGCACCGGCTCCACTCTTCAGGTCGTCGCGTCCTGA
- a CDS encoding exonuclease SbcCD subunit D, whose amino-acid sequence MRILHTSDWHIGRTFHGVDLLADQGAVLGSIAELVAAQSIDVVVVPGDIYDRAVPSADAVLVCNRGLEAIRAAGAVIVATSGNHDSPARLGAGAAFASAGGLHLMTRVGDVATPVVIDDEHGRVAFYGIPYLEPETTRLELDVPTARTHADVLGAAMDRVRGDLATRSEAGQRVRSVVLAHAFIVGGEATGSERSISSGGIETAPASAFDGVDYVALGHLHSPQTLTDRVRYSGSPLPYSFGERSHHKAVWILELDANGLGSVERVNLPVVRGLARIEGTVEELTTDTAYCEFEDHYVSAVLTDEVRPVDAMRLLQQRFPHAIHLEWRRPEGSGELRYRDRVRGRSDLDIATSFVTDTRSVPTAAESALLARALASVQHEAEALRGTATTADRGAA is encoded by the coding sequence ATGAGAATCCTGCACACCTCGGACTGGCACATCGGTCGCACCTTTCATGGTGTCGACCTGTTGGCCGATCAGGGCGCTGTGCTGGGGTCAATTGCGGAACTGGTTGCGGCACAATCGATCGACGTGGTGGTGGTGCCGGGTGACATCTACGACCGCGCTGTGCCCAGTGCCGATGCCGTCCTGGTCTGCAACCGCGGACTGGAGGCCATTCGAGCGGCCGGTGCCGTGATCGTCGCAACGTCGGGAAACCACGATTCACCCGCGCGACTGGGCGCGGGCGCTGCGTTCGCGTCGGCAGGAGGGCTGCACCTGATGACGCGGGTGGGCGACGTCGCCACCCCGGTCGTCATCGATGACGAGCACGGCCGCGTTGCGTTCTACGGCATTCCGTATCTCGAGCCCGAAACCACTCGCCTCGAACTCGACGTTCCCACTGCGCGTACCCATGCCGACGTGCTCGGTGCCGCGATGGATCGGGTGCGCGGCGACCTCGCGACGAGAAGCGAGGCAGGGCAACGCGTTCGCTCCGTCGTGCTCGCCCACGCTTTCATCGTCGGCGGTGAGGCGACCGGGTCGGAGAGGTCGATCTCCTCCGGCGGTATCGAAACTGCGCCTGCGTCGGCGTTCGACGGGGTCGACTACGTGGCGCTCGGACATCTGCATTCGCCCCAGACCCTCACCGATCGGGTGCGGTACTCCGGTTCGCCCCTGCCCTATTCGTTCGGCGAGCGGTCGCACCACAAGGCGGTGTGGATTCTCGAACTCGACGCGAACGGGCTGGGCAGCGTCGAGCGAGTGAACCTGCCGGTGGTGCGCGGGCTCGCCCGCATCGAAGGCACGGTCGAGGAATTGACAACGGACACAGCATATTGCGAGTTCGAGGACCATTACGTCTCCGCCGTGCTCACCGACGAGGTTCGTCCGGTCGACGCAATGCGCCTGCTGCAGCAGCGTTTTCCGCACGCTATCCACCTGGAATGGCGTCGCCCGGAGGGATCCGGAGAGCTACGCTACCGCGACCGTGTGCGCGGCCGCAGCGATCTCGACATCGCCACCTCGTTCGTGACGGACACGCGCAGCGTGCCGACGGCAGCGGAGTCCGCGCTCCTGGCTCGTGCTCTGGCCTCCGTGCAACACGAGGCCGAGGCCCTCCGCGGGACGGCCACCACAGCCGACCGCGGTGCTGCATGA